GTGACGGGAAATATTTTCAACCCTTTCTTCACCACGAGGCCCGGAGGGACGGGGCTCGGCCTGCCGATCGTGCACACGATCGTGACCAGGCACGGCGGGCTGATCAACCTCGACAACAGGGTGGGGGAGGGGGTTATCTTCCACGTGTTCCTTCCCGCGGAACCCGAGAAAATAGTCTACGAGCGGGAGAAGGAACTGATGTTCAGAGGTGGAATAGATGGATTCAAGGATGAAAGCGATCTCAGATAAGGTACGTGCCGGAGAGAGGATAACGGAGTCCGATGCGTTGTACCTCTTCCAGTCAGAGGATATCTTTTCGATAGGGGAAATGGCCTCCCTGGCAAACGAGAAAAAGAACGGGAATAATTCCTACTTCATCATCAACAGGCACATCAACCCCACGAATATCTGTGTGAACAGGTGCAAATTCTGTGCTTTCAGCAAGAACAGGGAGGAGGACCTCGCCTACGAGATGACCCTCGATGAGGTGGTTGCCAGGACGAAGGAGGCCGTTTTACAGGGAGCGACGGAGATCCACCTCGTGGGGGGGCTTCATCCTGATTGGCCTTTTGAAAGATATATAGAAATGCTCAGGGCGATAAAGCAGGTGTCGCGGGCCATGCATATACAGGGTTTCACGGCCGTTGAGATAGATTACTTTTCTCGGATTTCGGGTTATGGCATAGGGGAGGTTCTCGAACGGCTCATCGATGCAGGCCTCGGCAGCCTTCCGGGCGGGGGAGCAGAAATATTTTCCCCCACGGTGAGAGAAAAGATCTGTCCCGAGAAGATTTCCGGTGAACGGTGGCTTCACGTCATGGAGAGCGCCCACAAACGGGGGCTGCATTCAAACGCCACTATGCTCTACGGTCACGTAGAGGACTTTGCCCACCGGGTTCACCATTTGGAGCTTTTGCGCCGGGCTCAGGACAAAACGGGCATGTTCCAGGCCTTCATCCCCCTGGCGTTTCACCCGAAGAACACGGAAATCTCCAAGGGATTCACATCGGGCATCGATGATCTGAAAACCCTATCAATTGCAAGGATTTACCTGGACAACTTCGACCACATCAAGGCATTCTGGATAATGCTGGGAGAAAAAATTGCCCAGCTCTCCCTCATTTTCGGTGTCGATGACATCGACGGCACCGTGGTGGAGGAGAAAATCACCCACGCGGCGGGGGCGAAGACATCGGAAGAGCTCGCGGTGTCGGAAATCGTGGGCCTGATAAAACAGGCGGGAAGAACGCCGGTGCAGAGGGATACTCTCTACAACGTGGTGAAGGTGTGGAATTGATAGATGCGATCCTTTCCAGGGCTGTTTCGGGGAAGAGAATTTCCGACCCCGAGTGGAAGAAGCTATGGGATGGAGCCTCTCTCTTCGATCTGGGGAGGGCAGCCCACCAGCTCCGTCTCGCCAGGACTGACCCCCGGACGGTAACCTTCATCATAGACAGGAACATCAATTACACGAACGAATGTGTTTCCGGCTGTGCCTTCTGTGCGTTTTTCCAGAAACCCGGCTCGAAGGGGGGATACGTTCTCTCCCATGAGGAGCTCTATGACAAGGTGAAGGAGGCGAAAGAGCTGGGCGCCACCCAGATTCTTCTGCAGGGAGGGCTTCATCCGGGTCTTGACCTTGCCTTTTTCACGGGGATGCTCCGGTTTATCAAAGAGCACTTCGACATCAACATACACGGATTTTCACCTCCCGAGGTCCTGCACATCGCCCGCAAAGCAGACAGGTCTGTTGAAGATACACTCGCGGTGCTCGCCGATGCGGGCCTCGATTCCATTCCCGGCGGGGGCGCCGAAATTCTCGACGACCGTGTGAGGGGGAGGATAAGCCCGCACAAGATATCCGCATCGGGATGGATCGATGTCATGCGCAAGGCCCATGGCCTGGGGCTTCCCACCACGGCCACGATGATGTTCGGCAGTATCGAGGAGAGCGAGCACATCCTGAATCACCTGAGGCTCCTGAGAGAGCTTCAGGATGAGACAGGCGGGTTTACCGCGTTCATCCCCTGGTGCTTCCAGCCAAAAAACACCAAACTGTCAGGCTCTTCCGATTTCGCCGGACGAGAGGACACCTTCCTGCGCGGCGTTCCCGGGTACCTGAGGGTCCTGGTCCTCTCGCGGATATATCTTGATAATTTTCAAAATTTCCAGGTATCGTGGGTAACCATGGGGCTCAAGGTGGCCCAGATAGCGCTCTTTTTCGGCGCCAACGATTTCGGTTCGCTCATGATAGAGGAGAACGTGGTCCGCGCCGCCGGGGTAAGCTATCACAGCGAGATCGGAGACATTCTGGGCGCCATCCGGGGAGCGGGCTTTCATCCAGCAGTCAGAAACACGACGTACAGGATTCTTTATTCCTGTTGAATATAGACTGACCTCTGTGTTATTCGGACAGAAACCCGGCGGGCGTCGCGGAGGTGGGAGTGGCCTGGCACGAGAAATTGAAGGCGAGATTGCTGGTTCCCATATTCATCGTGCTTTTCGTGTCGATGGTTGCAACCCTCTCTTGGCTCTACTTTGTGGGGAGGGAACGGCTGCTCGAAAGAGCGGGCAAGGAAACGGCTCTGGTGAGTGAGGTCATAAAGGCCGGTATCCGGAATCAGATGATGGGAAAGTCGCCCGATGTGATCCAGGAGACCGTTCGCCTCATCCAGCAAGAAGCGGGGCTCAGGGAAGTTTCGATCGTAACGAAAAAGGGGGTCGTTGCCTACTCTTCCCGTGAGGACCGGGTGGGAAAAAAGATGGGGCAGCAAAGCAGCACATGCATGATATGCCATGGAAGCACGGGCCAGGCGGAAAAACACACGATTGTCATGAAGGAGGAGAGCGGTGAAAGGATATTCCGCTCCGTCAGTCCGATCGAGAACCAGATACAGTGCCGCAGCTGTCACGGGCGCGATGGAAATCTCCTCGGTGTCCTGATCGTCGATCAACACATAGGGAGTATCCTTCCCGACATAAAGGGTGTCCAGAAGTCCCTGGTTGCCTTCGGGTTAATAACGGTCGTCGTCATCGGGGGAATCCTTTTTCTAATCGTAGAAACCCAGGTGGTGAGGCCGCTCAGGATGATCATGGAGGGTGCGAAAAAAATCAGGGCCGGGAACCTCGATACGAGAATAGATCTGAACGTGCGGGGAGAGATGAGCGAGCTGGGTGGAGTCTTCAACTCCATGGTGGAGGGCATCGGGGAACGGATCGGGGAGATCGAGGAAAAAAATTTCGAGCTTGTCACGCTCTATTCGATGCTGGAGCGCATCACCAGGACCATCAATTTGAGCGAACTTCGAAGAATCGTCCTGGATATCATCATGGAGATGTTACACGGCGTGGAATACGGCGTCATCGTTATCCGGCTCGCCGATGAAGAGAGAGTCGAGCTGTATTCCCGGAGGGTCCATGACGAAAGGACAGTGGACATCGCATTCGATCCCGACGACGCAGAGGCATACCGGACTTCCATAAGCCCCGCCTTCATGAAGATGTGGCTCGCGGGGGGGCTTACGGAAGGCATATCCACCGATGGAGAAAGCGGCCTGCTGTTGCCCCTCGTTGTCAGGGAGAGGAGCCTGGGATTTCTCTATGCTCTAAAGGAGAAGGGCGGAAAGTTCACCGAAAGGGAGCGGGCATTCATGCACGCCCTGGTCTCTCATATTTCCGTGTCCCTTGCAAATTCCCGGCTCTACACGATTGCGATCACCGACGAGCTGACGGGAGCGTTCACCATAAGGTATTTCCAGCAGGCCCTCGAAGACGAGGTGGAAAAATGTCAGCGGTACGGGCAGAAGGTCTCTCTCCTCATGATCGACCTGGATGATTTCAAATCGGTCAATGACGGATACGGACATCCGGCGGGAGACAGGACGCTCAGGGATTTTTGCGGGCTCGCACGCGATGCAATCAGGGATGCGGACGTCCTGTGCAGGTACGGCGGGGAGGAGTTTGCCGTCATCCTCCCGGAGACGGACAGCAAAACTGCGATGGTCATTGCCGAGAGGATACGCCGGCGAACACAGGAGAGGGCTTTCGCTTTTGAGGGCAATGATATCAGGGTTACCGTCAGCGTGGGCGTGGCCTGCTGTCCCGGAGATGGCGCAAACGTCGGGGATCTTGTAAGTGCATCAGAAAGAGCGCTTTCCAGGGCGAAGGAAGAGGGTAAGAACAGGGTTGTGTCCTGGTAAACGGTAGAAGGTCGCAAGGAGTACAGGGTGCTCGATATCCGATACGTAAGGGAAAACATCGAAGCGGTCAGTGATGGGATGAAGAGAAGGCAGATGGAGCCGGACCTTGCCCCCTTCGTGGAACTTGACCGGAGAAGAAGGGAGGTTCTCTTCGAGGTGGAGAACAAAAGGGCCATGCGGAACAAAGCCTCCGAGGAAGTGGCGAAGATGAAGAGGGAAGGAGAGGACATTGTCGCCGTCACCCGGAAGATGCGGGACCTCTCCGGTGAGATAAAGGAGCTGGAGTCCGAGCTTTCCCTGGTCGAGGAAAAGCTCGAGGAGCTGATGATGGGCATACCCAACCTGCCCCACGACACGGTGCCGACGGGAACCACGGAAGAGGAGAACCTTGAAGTGAAGGTGTGGGGCGAAAAGCCCCGCTTCGACTTCGAGGTGAAAGATCACACGACGCTCGGCGAAGAGCTGGGGATCCTTGACTTTGAGAGNNNNNNNNNNNNNNNNNNNNNNNNNNNNNNGGGCGCTGATAAATTTCATGCTCGACATGCACACCGGGGAGCACGGGTACACGGAGTACCTTCCGCCCTTCATGGCGAACAGGGAGAGCTTTATCGGGACGGGTCAGCTGCCGAAGTTCGAGGAGGATCTCTTCAGGGTCTCCGATACGGATTTTTACCTGGTTCCCACGGCCGAGGTGCCCCTTACCAATGTCGTCAGAGAAGAGATACTCAGGGAAGACGACCTTCCCCTGAAAATGACTGCCTATACGCCCTGTTTCAGAAAAGAAGCCGGGTCATACGGCAGGGACGTGAGGGGAATGATCAGGCAGCACCAGTTCAACAAGGTCGAACTCGTCAAGATAACCTCCCCCCACACGTCCTGGGACGAACTCGAGACGTTGACGCGCGATGCGGAGGAGGTGCTGCGAAGGCTCGGTCTCAGCTACCGGGTCGTTTCGCTCTGCACGGGCGACCTTGGATTCTCTGCGGCAAAAACCTACGATATCGAAGTCTGGGTTCCCTCGGAAGGGCGGTACCGGGAGATATCCTCCTGCTCAAATTTTACCGATTTCCAGGCGAGGAGGGCAAAGATACGGTACCGGGAGAGGGAAAGCAAAAAGGTACGGTTCTGCCATACCCTGAATGGCTCGGGCCTCGCCGTGGGGAGGACTGTCGTGGCGATACTCGAGAATTACCAGCAAGAGGACGGCACGGTAAAGGTTCCGGAGGCGCTCAAGGGGTACATGGGGGGGCTGGAGGTCATAGAATCAATCCGTTAGTCAAGAATCTCCTATTCTAATTGCATTGCGGAATTCGGATTGCGGAGTGCGGAATGAAAACCAGAACTTCAGAACAACAGAACAACAGAACTACAGAAGATCAACGTAGCAGAGTTTCAGATTGCTCGAGCAGCCGAACAGCCGAAATTCCGCAAAACAGGAATTTCAGGGAGCAGAGCACAGGGGCATTGTGATAATGCAGAGTCTAGAGTGCAGAAGGTAGAATAAAAAACCCGGTTCGGCGGTCAGTGTANNNNNNNNNNNNNNNNNNNNNNNNNNNNNNNNNNNNNNNNNNNNNNNNNNNNNNNNNNNNNNNNNNCAGATTATCGTGGTTACATATCGCTTTTCTAAAATTTCCAGATAAGTCTGAGGGTCGTCCTTGTCCCTTCCGGTCTGTTTTCGGCCGCGCTTTCGATTGCCGTCTTCAGACCGATGGCGAGTTTGCCCGGGGGGGACCAGAAAATGGCCGGCCCGATGGCGAATACCTGCTCCTCTTCTGTGATAAATCCGAAGGGCGGACTCACCGGTCCTCCATCGACACCGTCTTTCTCGAGTTGTTTT
The nucleotide sequence above comes from Deltaproteobacteria bacterium. Encoded proteins:
- the mqnE gene encoding aminofutalosine synthase MqnE, with protein sequence MDSRMKAISDKVRAGERITESDALYLFQSEDIFSIGEMASLANEKKNGNNSYFIINRHINPTNICVNRCKFCAFSKNREEDLAYEMTLDEVVARTKEAVLQGATEIHLVGGLHPDWPFERYIEMLRAIKQVSRAMHIQGFTAVEIDYFSRISGYGIGEVLERLIDAGLGSLPGGGAEIFSPTVREKICPEKISGERWLHVMESAHKRGLHSNATMLYGHVEDFAHRVHHLELLRRAQDKTGMFQAFIPLAFHPKNTEISKGFTSGIDDLKTLSIARIYLDNFDHIKAFWIMLGEKIAQLSLIFGVDDIDGTVVEEKITHAAGAKTSEELAVSEIVGLIKQAGRTPVQRDTLYNVVKVWN
- the mqnC gene encoding dehypoxanthine futalosine cyclase → MELIDAILSRAVSGKRISDPEWKKLWDGASLFDLGRAAHQLRLARTDPRTVTFIIDRNINYTNECVSGCAFCAFFQKPGSKGGYVLSHEELYDKVKEAKELGATQILLQGGLHPGLDLAFFTGMLRFIKEHFDINIHGFSPPEVLHIARKADRSVEDTLAVLADAGLDSIPGGGAEILDDRVRGRISPHKISASGWIDVMRKAHGLGLPTTATMMFGSIEESEHILNHLRLLRELQDETGGFTAFIPWCFQPKNTKLSGSSDFAGREDTFLRGVPGYLRVLVLSRIYLDNFQNFQVSWVTMGLKVAQIALFFGANDFGSLMIEENVVRAAGVSYHSEIGDILGAIRGAGFHPAVRNTTYRILYSC
- a CDS encoding diguanylate cyclase, which translates into the protein MAWHEKLKARLLVPIFIVLFVSMVATLSWLYFVGRERLLERAGKETALVSEVIKAGIRNQMMGKSPDVIQETVRLIQQEAGLREVSIVTKKGVVAYSSREDRVGKKMGQQSSTCMICHGSTGQAEKHTIVMKEESGERIFRSVSPIENQIQCRSCHGRDGNLLGVLIVDQHIGSILPDIKGVQKSLVAFGLITVVVIGGILFLIVETQVVRPLRMIMEGAKKIRAGNLDTRIDLNVRGEMSELGGVFNSMVEGIGERIGEIEEKNFELVTLYSMLERITRTINLSELRRIVLDIIMEMLHGVEYGVIVIRLADEERVELYSRRVHDERTVDIAFDPDDAEAYRTSISPAFMKMWLAGGLTEGISTDGESGLLLPLVVRERSLGFLYALKEKGGKFTERERAFMHALVSHISVSLANSRLYTIAITDELTGAFTIRYFQQALEDEVEKCQRYGQKVSLLMIDLDDFKSVNDGYGHPAGDRTLRDFCGLARDAIRDADVLCRYGGEEFAVILPETDSKTAMVIAERIRRRTQERAFAFEGNDIRVTVSVGVACCPGDGANVGDLVSASERALSRAKEEGKNRVVSW